From Coffea arabica cultivar ET-39 chromosome 2e, Coffea Arabica ET-39 HiFi, whole genome shotgun sequence, the proteins below share one genomic window:
- the LOC113729528 gene encoding ankyrin repeat-containing protein BDA1-like isoform X1, which translates to MDRRLIEAAQTGNVQDLHNLIKENPLVLRSAPLAVSETPLHIACIGGHIDYVKEVLHLRPEFAEELNQDGFSPLHIASGNGDIQIVKELLQVNCFLCLIKGRERRIPLHYAAIKGRIHVIHELLSACAESVGYVTGRGETILHLALKNNQFEAFEFLVQYLIRSNNREILNKKDHQGESILHLAVSRKQYEQVIDFMLDKNVFHEGRVEVNSLNKRGFTPIDSLLSEGGDREIEEMLKAAGARMAADLQSPQNGASSDNLVVTTQSPSPFQSRRVRAQSPSAKLLNYFKFDKLRDSPNEVRNTLLVLAVLIATATYQAVLSPPGGVWQDDSLPSQGTGTNATSTKPHKAGEAVMGTHRKTSYGLFLIFNSIGFFMSTFMINVLTAGFPLRMELQLSLLALMATYDTSMAAISPDEDITLWFTILSAVLPVLIPIVTKIMRDHCKLQKFRLPCTSPATD; encoded by the exons ATGGATAGGAGGCTCATCGAAGCTGCGCAGACAGGAAATGTTCAAGACTTGCATAATCTCATAAAAGAGAATCCCCTCGTACTCAGGTCAGCTCCATTGGCAGTTTCTGAGACTCCGTTGCACATAGCTTGCATAGGAGGCCACATTGATTATGTGAAAGAGGTTTTACATTTAAGGCCGGAGTTTGCTGAAGAGCTCAACCAGGATGGATTTAGCCCCTTGCATATTGCATCAGGTAATGGGGACATACAAATTGTGAAAGAGCTTTTGCAGGTAAATTGCTTTCTGTGCCTGATCAAGGGAAGAGAGAGGCGAATCCCGCTTCATTATGCTGCGATTAAAGGCAGGATTCATGTCATCCACGAACTGCTTTCTGCTTGTGCCGAGTCAGTTGGGTATGTGACTGGACGAGGTGAGACAATCCTTCATTTGGCTTTAAAGAACAACCAATTCGAGGCCTTTGAATTCTTGGTACAGTACCTGATACGGTCAAACAATCGGGAGATCTTGAATAAGAAGGACCATCAGGGTGAGTCCATTTTGCATCTTGCTGTCTCGAGAAAGCAGTATGAG CAGGTAATCGATTTCATGCTCGACAAAAATGTTTTTCATGAGGGCAGAGTTGAGGTCAACTCGTTGAACAAGAGGGGTTTTACGCCTATTGATAGCTTACTATCTGAAGGGGGCGATAGAGAAATAGAGGAAATGCTTAAAGCAGCTGGGGCTAGAATGGCAGCAGACTTGCAGTCACCTCAAAATGGAGCATCATCTGATAATTTGGTCGTCACAACTCAGAGTCCATCACCTTTCCAGTCAAGGAGAGTGCGCGCTCAATCTCCCTCAGCGAAGTTGCTAAACTATTTCAAGTTTGACAAGCTTAGAGATTCTCCAAATGAAGTGCGAAACACATTGCTTGTGTTAGCTGTGTTAATTGCAACAGCAACATATCAAGCTGTGCTTAGTCCACCCGGTGGCGTTTGGCAAGACGACTCTTTGCCTAGTCAAGGTACAGGCACAAACGCCACATCCACCAAACCCCACAAAGCTGGAGAAGCAGTAATGGGCACTCACCGCAAGACTTCTTATGgtctttttctgatttttaatTCAATTGGATTTTTTATGTCCACTTTCATGATAAACGTTCTCACTGCTGGATTTCCCTTAAGAATGGAGTTGCAACTCTCTCTTTTGGCGCTTATGGCAACTTATGATACTTCCATGGCTGCAATATCACCAGATGAGGACATCACTTTGTGGTTCACCATTCTATCCGCAGTTCTGCCGGTGTTGATACCTATAGTAACCAAGATAATGAGGGATCATTGCAAGTTACAAAAGTTCAGACTACCATGCACAAGCCCTGCAACTGATTGA
- the LOC113729528 gene encoding uncharacterized protein isoform X2, protein MDRRLIEAAQTGNVQDLHNLIKENPLVLRSAPLAVSETPLHIACIGGHIDYVKEVLHLRPEFAEELNQDGFSPLHIASGNGDIQIVKELLQVNCFLCLIKGRERRIPLHYAAIKGRIHVIHELLSACAESVGYVTGRGETILHLALKNNQFEAFEFLVQYLIRSNNREILNKKDHQGESILHLAVSRKQYEVIDFMLDKNVFHEGRVEVNSLNKRGFTPIDSLLSEGGDREIEEMLKAAGARMAADLQSPQNGASSDNLVVTTQSPSPFQSRRVRAQSPSAKLLNYFKFDKLRDSPNEVRNTLLVLAVLIATATYQAVLSPPGGVWQDDSLPSQGTGTNATSTKPHKAGEAVMGTHRKTSYGLFLIFNSIGFFMSTFMINVLTAGFPLRMELQLSLLALMATYDTSMAAISPDEDITLWFTILSAVLPVLIPIVTKIMRDHCKLQKFRLPCTSPATD, encoded by the exons ATGGATAGGAGGCTCATCGAAGCTGCGCAGACAGGAAATGTTCAAGACTTGCATAATCTCATAAAAGAGAATCCCCTCGTACTCAGGTCAGCTCCATTGGCAGTTTCTGAGACTCCGTTGCACATAGCTTGCATAGGAGGCCACATTGATTATGTGAAAGAGGTTTTACATTTAAGGCCGGAGTTTGCTGAAGAGCTCAACCAGGATGGATTTAGCCCCTTGCATATTGCATCAGGTAATGGGGACATACAAATTGTGAAAGAGCTTTTGCAGGTAAATTGCTTTCTGTGCCTGATCAAGGGAAGAGAGAGGCGAATCCCGCTTCATTATGCTGCGATTAAAGGCAGGATTCATGTCATCCACGAACTGCTTTCTGCTTGTGCCGAGTCAGTTGGGTATGTGACTGGACGAGGTGAGACAATCCTTCATTTGGCTTTAAAGAACAACCAATTCGAGGCCTTTGAATTCTTGGTACAGTACCTGATACGGTCAAACAATCGGGAGATCTTGAATAAGAAGGACCATCAGGGTGAGTCCATTTTGCATCTTGCTGTCTCGAGAAAGCAGTATGAG GTAATCGATTTCATGCTCGACAAAAATGTTTTTCATGAGGGCAGAGTTGAGGTCAACTCGTTGAACAAGAGGGGTTTTACGCCTATTGATAGCTTACTATCTGAAGGGGGCGATAGAGAAATAGAGGAAATGCTTAAAGCAGCTGGGGCTAGAATGGCAGCAGACTTGCAGTCACCTCAAAATGGAGCATCATCTGATAATTTGGTCGTCACAACTCAGAGTCCATCACCTTTCCAGTCAAGGAGAGTGCGCGCTCAATCTCCCTCAGCGAAGTTGCTAAACTATTTCAAGTTTGACAAGCTTAGAGATTCTCCAAATGAAGTGCGAAACACATTGCTTGTGTTAGCTGTGTTAATTGCAACAGCAACATATCAAGCTGTGCTTAGTCCACCCGGTGGCGTTTGGCAAGACGACTCTTTGCCTAGTCAAGGTACAGGCACAAACGCCACATCCACCAAACCCCACAAAGCTGGAGAAGCAGTAATGGGCACTCACCGCAAGACTTCTTATGgtctttttctgatttttaatTCAATTGGATTTTTTATGTCCACTTTCATGATAAACGTTCTCACTGCTGGATTTCCCTTAAGAATGGAGTTGCAACTCTCTCTTTTGGCGCTTATGGCAACTTATGATACTTCCATGGCTGCAATATCACCAGATGAGGACATCACTTTGTGGTTCACCATTCTATCCGCAGTTCTGCCGGTGTTGATACCTATAGTAACCAAGATAATGAGGGATCATTGCAAGTTACAAAAGTTCAGACTACCATGCACAAGCCCTGCAACTGATTGA
- the LOC113732025 gene encoding uncharacterized protein, with protein MATSSPSAQDRSTPPLLEGPPAVTIATAAASRRLPPPCWSHDETVALIDAYRDKWYSLRRGNLRANHWQEVADDVASRCPIGNPKTAVQCRHKMEKLRKRYRAEIQRAAPYGGSKSHRYCSAWVHFKRMDAMEKGPNSSAAAEADEDEEDEEDSHVKPIGDIYNTNSLNHTGSYINNNSSNRSSFHGGMVNGGTGFRIRIPGRGNVGPAAAAKVYSRFDEMGGQNPNPNAGVNYGSTKALRDGFGGRGNIGKRVVGGDVKTGDPLAEMVSAIRVLGDGFVRMERMKMDMTREVEEMRMEMEMKRTEMILESQQRIVEAFAKAISEKKLKKVKRMQNQEG; from the coding sequence ATGGCTACCTCGTCTCCGTCAGCCCAAGACCGCTCTACTCCCCCGCTTCTCGAGGGCCCACCGGCCGTGACCATCGCCACCGCTGCTGCTTCCCGCCGCCTCCCTCCGCCTTGCTGGTCCCACGACGAGACCGTAGCTCTCATAGATGCTTATAGAGATAAGTGGTATTCCCTCCGCCGTGGGAATCTCAGGGCCAACCACTGGCAGGAGGTCGCCGACGACGTCGCTTCTAGGTGCCCCATCGGCAACCCCAAAACCGCCGTTCAGTGCCGGCACAAGATGGAGAAGCTGAGGAAACGTTACCGTGCCGAGATCCAACGCGCCGCCCCCTACGGCGGATCTAAGAGCCACAGGTATTGCTCCGCCTGGGTCCACTTTAAACGCATGGACGCCATGGAAAAAGGTCCCAATTCCTCCGCCGCGGCGGAAGCCGATGAGGATGAAGAAGATGAGGAAGATTCACATGTTAAGCCCATTGGAGATATATATAACACCAATAGCTTGAATCATACGGGCAGTTATATCAATAATAATAGTAGTAATCGGAGTAGTTTTCATGGGGGTATGGTGAACGGGGGCACTGGGTTTCGAATTAGGATCCCGGGAAGGGGGAACGTGGGGCCTGCCGCGGCTGCCAAGGTATATAGTAGATTTGATGAGATGGGtgggcaaaaccctaaccctaacgcTGGTGTAAATTATGGGTCTACTAAAGCTTTGAGAGATGGGTTTGGCGGGAGAGGTAATATCGGGAAAAGGGTTGTCGGAGGTGATGTGAAAACGGGAGACCCGTTAGCAGAAATGGTGTCGGCCATACGGGTTCTGGGAGATGGGTTCGTGAGGATGGAGAGGATGAAGATGGACATGACAAGGGAAGTGGAGGAAATGAGGAtggagatggagatgaagaggaCTGAAATGATTCTTGAGTCGCAACAGAGGATTGTGGAAGCATTTGCTAAGGCGATTTCggagaagaaattgaaaaaggTGAAGAGAATGCAGAATCAAGAGGGTTAG
- the LOC113729687 gene encoding uncharacterized protein yields MESTKLVIEAAREGDTEILNKLLQENPSLLDDVAFGNPPESVLHVAIKGGHVRFVIELIKHNKKLAREFDRGGFRPLDVAAIMGDVEMVKQILRLDPGLCLLKGKGQRTALHYAASKGKVEVIDELLSTRPDCLKDVTFSQETALHLALKCYQFEAFKVLVKWLEINKLQSIINWPDFNGNTVLHIAASTKQHESIELLLLCKGICATIKVNAKNFKGVTAADILDIVMERPDDFHSRQLILQHAGENHSISSVSQAKHQQNIADHQSQPSKDWFNYFKFQIQRESPSDTRNVLLVVAALIATVTFQAGITPPSSISDMSNQPNDQNQAGPPPASILPPFRQRNPVAVSGIAAASAIFGSHATSYLFLFSNSLGLAASLSIIIYLTRGFPFQRELLICVFAMVFSYGFSASGILKGQKQEKEMAGYILLTVAFLLPFLIRWLPTWGKMAWKKCARRRFFKVNILPVDN; encoded by the exons ATGGAGAGCACAAAATTGGTTATTGAAGCTGCTCGAGAGGGAGATACTGAGATACTAAACAAACTGCTTCAAGAAAATCCATCCCTTCTTGATGATGTTGCATTTGGTAATCCTCCGGAGTCTGTTCTACATGTTGCAATTAAAGGTGGACATGTTAGATTTGTGATTGAGCTTATAAAGCACAACAAGAAGCTGGCTAGAGAATTTGACAGAGGTGGTTTTCGGCCTCTAGATGTAGCTGCAATCATGGGGGACGTCGAAATGGTGAAACAAATTCTGAGGTTGGATCCTGGATTATGTCTTCTCAAAGGAAAAGGCCAAAGAACAGCTCTCCACTATGCTGCTAGTAAAGGGAAAGTTGAGGTTATAGATGAATTACTTTCCACCCGCCCTGATTGCCTTAAAGATGTCACATTTAGTCAGGAAACTGCACTTCACCTGGCTCTAAAATGCTACCAATTTGAAGCATTTAAAGTTTTAGTCAAGTGGCTTGAGATTAACAAACTGCAATCAATCATAAATTGGCCTGATTTCAATGGAAACACTGTTTTGCATATTGCTGCTTCAACGAAGCAACACGAG TCCATAGAATTGCTACTCCTCTGCAAAGGCATCTGTGCAACCATCAAGGTGAATGCCAAGAACTTTAAGGGTGTGACAGCTGCTGATATTCTTGATATTGTGATGGAAAGACCCGATGATTTTCATTCAAGACAATTGATCTTACAACATGCAGGTGAGAATCATTCAATAAGTTCTGTTTCTCAGGCCAAACATCAACAAAATATAGCTGATCATCAGTCACAACCATCGAAGGACTGGTTCAACTACTTCAAATTCCAGATTCAAAGAGAATCCCCAAGCGATACGCGCAATGTACTATTAGTAGTTGCTGCCCTGATAGCTACAGTAACCTTTCAGGCGGGGATAACCCCTCCATCCAGCATCTCAGATATGTCTAACCAGCCAAATGATCAGAATCAAGCTGGTCCGCCACCAGCATCTATTTTACCTCCGTTCAGACAGCGTAATCCTGTAGCTGTTTCTGGTATTGCGGCGGCCTCCGCAATCTTTGGCTCACATGCTACTTCATACTTATTCTTGTTTTCGAATTCCTTGGGCCTCGCAGCATCGCTAAGCATCATAATTTATCTCACCAGAGGATTTCCATTCCAAAGAGAGCTTCTGATATGTGTATTTGCTATGGTGTTTAGTTATGGCTTTTCAGCAAGTGGTATTCTCAAAGGACAGAAACAGGAAAAAGAGATGGCAGGCTATATCCTTCTAACAGTTGCCTTCTTGTTACCATTTCTAATCCGATGGCTACCAACCTGGGGTAAAATGGCTTGGAAGAAATGTGCTAgaagaagatttttcaaagtaAACATCTTGCCTGTTGACAATTGA